The segment CCCGTCCGCGATCACGGCGGAGCAGGACATCTTCACGCCCACCGGCAAGCAGAAGACCACCGTGCCGCGCGAGCTCACCACCGCCGAGATCCAGGGCGTGGTCGGCGAGTTCAGCCACGCCGCAGCCTCCGCGATAGCCGCGGGAGCGGACGGGGTGGAGATCCACGCCGCCAACGGGTACCTGCTGCACCAGTTCCTCGCCCCCAACGCCAACCACCGCGCCGACGAGTACGGCGGATCGGTCGAGAACCGGGCCCGGTTCGCCATCGAGGTCGCCCAGGCCGTCGCCGGCGAGATCGGCGCGGACCGCACCGGGATCCGCATCTCCCCCGCCTTCCCGCTCGGCGGGCTCGACGAAGGCGACACCGAAGCCGTGCGCGCCCAGTACCGCCACCTCGTGGGTGAGCTCGCGAAGCTGAACCTCGTCTACCTGCACGTGCACCATCTCGGCGACGACGAGCTGCTGCGTTCGTTCCGAAAGGTGTGGCCGACCACGGTCCTCGTCGTTCGATACGGACGGGACCGCGACAGCATCGCCGCGGACATCGACGCAGGCCTCGCGGACGTCGCACCGCTCGGCCGGTTCGCCCTAGCCAACCCCGATGTCGTCGAGCGGCTGCAGCAGGGCGCGCCGCTGAACGACCTCGATCCGGCCACCCTCTACACCGGCGGCTCGAACGGGTACACCGACTACCCGGCCCTCACCCACCCCTGACATTCACCAAACCATCACTCAGATAGAGAAGGAACAGTCATCATGACTTCATTGAACGGCGCTGTCGTCCTCGTCACCGGCGCGAACGGCGGCATCGGTACCCACTTCGTCCGCGAAGCCCTCACCCGCGGTGCCGCCAAGGTGTACGCCACCGCACGCAACCCCCGTGAATGGGACGACGAGCGCATCGTGCCGCTCGCCCTCGACGTCACTGACCCCGCCTCCATCCAGGCAGCGGTGGAGGCGGCCCCCGACGTGACGGTGCTGATCAACAACGCCGGCGCGACCGCATCCAGCGCGGGCATCCTCACCCACACCGACGAGGAGATCCGCCGCAACGTCGAGACCAACTTCCTCGGCCC is part of the Saxibacter everestensis genome and harbors:
- a CDS encoding alkene reductase: MTTSSLWQPLTLGRLELPHRLALAPMTRNRANPDGTPGDLAAEYYSQRASLGLVITEGTQPSEDGQGYPNTPGIYTPEHVEGWRKVADAVHDKGGHLFIQLMHVGRISHPDNTPHHRHPVAPSAITAEQDIFTPTGKQKTTVPRELTTAEIQGVVGEFSHAAASAIAAGADGVEIHAANGYLLHQFLAPNANHRADEYGGSVENRARFAIEVAQAVAGEIGADRTGIRISPAFPLGGLDEGDTEAVRAQYRHLVGELAKLNLVYLHVHHLGDDELLRSFRKVWPTTVLVVRYGRDRDSIAADIDAGLADVAPLGRFALANPDVVERLQQGAPLNDLDPATLYTGGSNGYTDYPALTHP